Proteins from a single region of Neosynechococcus sphagnicola sy1:
- a CDS encoding NAD(P)H-quinone oxidoreductase subunit 4, which yields MTTQFPWLTAIILLPLIAALPIPLMPDKQGKTIRWYALGVALTDFALIVYTFWYHYNLQDPSLQLVETYAWVPQLGLNWSLAIDGLSMPLIVLTGLVTTLAMMAAWPVTHKPRLFYFLMLAMYSAQIGVFAAQDILLFFLMWELELVPVYLLISIWGGQRRFYAATKFILYTAAASVFILIGGLAMAFYGDTVTFDMHQLALKDYSLTFEVLIYAAFLIAFGVKLPIFPLHTWLPDAHSEASAPVSMILAGVLLKMGGYALIRMNIEMLPDAHVYFAPVLVVLGVVNIIYGALASFAQKNLKRRMAYSSISHMGFVLIGIAAYTELGMNGAVLQMMSHGLIAAALFFLCGITYERTHTLVMDDMGGLAQRMPIVFALFTAGSLASLALPGMSGFISELSIFLGIATSEVYSSAFKAGVIFLAAVGVILTPVYLLSMLRQIFYGSENPRLTLPLGRFDAKPRELFITACLLLPIIGIGLYPKLVTNVYDVTTVAVAAHARNVLPLIAQQQPFQRYADAFSAPQMPLADVQDIVGVID from the coding sequence ATGACGACTCAATTCCCCTGGCTGACTGCCATCATTCTCCTCCCCCTGATTGCTGCCTTGCCGATCCCCCTGATGCCGGACAAGCAAGGTAAGACAATACGTTGGTATGCCTTAGGGGTTGCCCTCACTGACTTTGCTCTGATTGTTTATACCTTCTGGTACCACTACAACCTCCAAGACCCCAGCTTGCAACTGGTTGAAACCTACGCTTGGGTTCCCCAACTGGGTCTGAATTGGTCCTTAGCCATAGATGGTTTGTCCATGCCCCTGATTGTGCTGACGGGACTGGTAACCACCTTGGCAATGATGGCGGCTTGGCCCGTCACCCACAAGCCTCGGCTGTTCTACTTCTTAATGCTGGCAATGTACAGCGCCCAGATCGGCGTTTTTGCCGCCCAGGATATCCTCCTCTTCTTTCTGATGTGGGAACTGGAATTGGTGCCTGTGTACCTCCTAATTTCTATCTGGGGAGGTCAGCGTCGCTTCTATGCCGCTACTAAATTTATTCTCTACACGGCAGCGGCTTCGGTGTTCATCTTGATTGGGGGGCTGGCGATGGCCTTTTACGGAGACACCGTTACCTTTGATATGCATCAGTTGGCGCTCAAAGATTACTCCCTGACCTTTGAAGTCCTGATCTATGCAGCGTTCCTAATCGCATTTGGGGTCAAGTTACCCATCTTCCCGCTCCACACTTGGCTACCCGATGCCCACAGTGAAGCGTCTGCGCCAGTTTCGATGATTTTAGCTGGGGTGCTGTTAAAGATGGGGGGCTATGCCCTGATCCGGATGAATATTGAAATGCTGCCCGATGCCCACGTTTACTTTGCACCTGTCTTGGTGGTCTTGGGCGTAGTCAATATTATCTATGGTGCCTTAGCCTCCTTTGCCCAGAAAAATTTAAAGCGGCGGATGGCCTATTCTTCCATTTCCCATATGGGATTTGTCCTCATTGGCATTGCTGCTTACACTGAACTGGGGATGAACGGGGCTGTCTTACAAATGATGTCCCATGGCTTGATTGCGGCTGCACTGTTCTTCCTCTGTGGCATCACCTACGAGCGCACCCACACCCTGGTGATGGATGACATGGGTGGTTTGGCCCAACGGATGCCGATTGTTTTTGCCTTGTTTACGGCGGGATCACTGGCCTCCCTTGCTTTACCAGGAATGAGTGGATTTATCAGTGAATTGTCCATTTTCTTGGGCATTGCGACCAGCGAGGTTTATAGCTCGGCCTTTAAGGCAGGGGTAATTTTTCTGGCAGCAGTGGGGGTGATTCTTACTCCCGTCTATCTCCTTTCGATGCTGCGCCAAATCTTTTACGGCTCTGAGAATCCTCGGTTGACCCTTCCCCTGGGACGCTTTGATGCCAAGCCCCGAGAACTATTTATTACGGCCTGCCTGTTGCTTCCGATCATTGGAATTGGACTCTATCCGAAACTGGTCACCAATGTCTACGATGTCACAACTGTTGCCGTTGCAGCCCATGCCCGGAATGTATTGCCCCTGATTGCTCAGCAACAGCCCTTCCAGCGTTACGCTGATGCCTTCAGTGCTCCCCAGATGCCCTTGGCGGATGTTCAGGACATTGTAGGGGTAATTGATTAG